A portion of the Betta splendens chromosome 2, fBetSpl5.4, whole genome shotgun sequence genome contains these proteins:
- the arhgap1 gene encoding rho GTPase-activating protein 1: MSSELLVDLEDHATAHIGQLKLETLEDQQWLPDESGLTKSETDVSQQFDASSPHLPWDHPFYDIARHQIIEVAGDDNYGRKVIVFNACRMPPQHQLDHHKLLQYLKGTLDQYVESDYTLIYFHHGLTSENKPSLSWLRDAYREFDRKYKKNIKALYIVHPTMFIKTLLILFKPIISFKFGRKINYVSYLSELEDVVKCDQLIIPTRVREYDNKLRASLKPAAQPPMSPPSSPPLPNQVFGVPLTLLRQRSADGDLVPVVMTDTISFLLDQGLEIEGIFRRSANVTLVKEVQRKYNSGEPVNFREMEDVHLAAVILKTFLRELPEPLLTYQLYNDIVNFATVSSEIQASVMRSLVESLPEENYASLQYLITFLAKVSANSGVNKMTNSNLAVVFGPNLLWGRDNAMSLSAIGPINNFTRTLLDQQHLVFP; the protein is encoded by the exons ATGTCGTCAGAGCTGCTGGTAGATTTGGAAGACCATGCCACGGCGCACATCGGCCAGCTGAAGCTGGAGACCTTGGAGGACCAGCAGTGGCTCCCCGATGAGTCTGGCCTCACCAAATCAG AGACAGACGTCTCCCAGCAATTTGATGCCAGCTCCCCCCACCTGCCCTGGGACCATCCTTTCTATGACATCGCCAGGCACCAGATCATTGAAGTGGCAG gtgatgataacTATGGCAGGAAGGTGATCGTGTTCAATGCCTGCAGGATGCCCCCACAGCACCAGCTGGACcatcacaagctgctgca GTATCTTAAGGGCACTCTGGATCAGTATGTGGAGAGTGACTACACCCTGATCTACTTCCACCATGGGCTGACGAGTGAAAACAAACCCTCCCTCAGCTGGCTGCGGGACGCGTACAGGGAATTTGACAGAAA gtATAAGAAGAACATCAAAGCTCTGTACATCGTCCACCCCACCATGTTCATCAAGACTCTGCTGATCCTCTTCAAACCAATCATCAG CTTTAAGTTTGGCAGGAAGATCAACTACGTGAGTTATCTGAGTGAGCTGGAGGATGTGGTGAAGTGCGATCAGCTGATTATTCCTACTCGTGTCAGAGA GTACGATAACAAATTGCGAGCCTCCTTGAAACCTGCTGCCCAGCCTCCCATGTCTCCTCCGTCCAGCCCTCCCCTCCCCAACCAGGTATTTGGGGTCCCCCTGACTCT GCTCAGACAGAGGAGTGCAGATGGTGATCTGGTTCCTGTGGTGATGACCGACACCATTAGCTTCCTGTTGGATCAAG GTTTGGAGATTGAGGGAATCTTCAGACGGTCTGCTAACGTGACTCTGGTGAAGGAGGTACAGCGCAAATACAACTCAG GCGAACCAGTGAATTTCAGAGAAATGGAAGACGTCCACTTGGCAGCTGTGATCCTCAAGACGTTCCTGAGGGAGCTACCTGAGCCTCTGCTGACCTACCAGCTCTACAATGACATCGTCAACTTTGCTA CTGTATCCTCTGAAATCCAAGCATCAGTCATGAGGTCACTGGTAGAGTCACTGCCAGAAGAAAACTACGCATCGCTGCAATACCTCATCACATTCCTGGCAAAG gtgtccGCCAACAGTGGCGTGAATAAGATGACCAACAGTAACCTGGCTGTGGTGTTTGGACCCAACCTGCTCTGGGGACGAGATAACGCCATGTCGCTCAGCGCCATTGGGCCAATCAACAACTTCACCAGAACCCTGCTGGACCAGCAGCATCTAGTCTTTCCCTAA